Proteins found in one Limnohabitans sp. TEGF004 genomic segment:
- the atpA gene encoding F0F1 ATP synthase subunit alpha, translated as MQLNPAEISELIKSRIEGLGTDANVRNQGTVLSVTDGIVRVHGLSDAMQGEMLEFPNNTFGLALNLERDSVGAVILGEYEHISEGDVVKCTGRILEVPVGPELIGRVVNALGQPIDGKGPINAKMTDVIEKVAPGVIARESVSQPMQTGLKSVDSMVPVGRGQRELIIGDRQTGKTAVAIDAIINQKGQNMTCVYVAIGQKASSIKNVVRALEQAGAMEYTIVVAASASESAAMQYVSAYSGCTMGEYFRDRGEDALIVYDDLSKQAVAYRQVSLLLRRPPGREAYPGDVFYLHSRLLERAARVNADYVEAFTKGAVKGKTGSLTALPIIETQAGDVSAFVPTNVISITDGQIFLETSLFNAGIRPAINAGISVSRVGGAAQTKLIKNLSGGIRTDLAQYRELAAFAQFASDLDEATRKQLDRGARVTELLKQAQYSPQSISIMGATLFAVNKGYMDDIEVKQVLHFEYEMHAYLKDKHAKLLAKLEADKAMDKEAEAEMTEALNAFKKTFA; from the coding sequence ATGCAACTCAATCCAGCAGAAATCTCTGAGCTGATTAAGAGCCGTATCGAAGGTTTGGGCACTGATGCCAACGTTCGTAATCAAGGCACCGTTTTGTCGGTGACTGACGGTATCGTTCGCGTGCACGGTCTGTCAGACGCGATGCAAGGCGAAATGTTGGAATTCCCCAACAATACATTCGGTCTGGCCCTGAACCTCGAGCGCGACTCGGTCGGCGCCGTGATCTTGGGTGAGTACGAGCACATCTCTGAAGGTGACGTTGTCAAATGTACAGGTCGCATTTTGGAAGTGCCAGTCGGCCCTGAACTCATTGGCCGCGTGGTGAACGCTTTGGGTCAGCCTATCGACGGCAAAGGCCCAATCAACGCCAAGATGACCGACGTGATCGAAAAGGTTGCACCTGGCGTTATCGCTCGCGAATCTGTGAGCCAACCGATGCAAACCGGTCTCAAGTCTGTTGACTCCATGGTGCCAGTTGGCCGTGGTCAACGTGAATTGATCATTGGTGACCGCCAAACTGGTAAGACGGCTGTCGCGATCGACGCCATCATCAACCAAAAGGGTCAAAACATGACCTGCGTTTACGTCGCGATTGGCCAAAAAGCCTCGTCGATCAAAAACGTGGTTCGCGCTTTGGAGCAAGCTGGCGCGATGGAGTACACCATCGTTGTGGCCGCTTCTGCTTCTGAATCTGCAGCGATGCAATACGTGTCAGCCTACTCAGGTTGCACGATGGGCGAATACTTCCGCGACCGTGGCGAAGACGCCTTGATCGTGTATGACGATTTGTCTAAGCAAGCTGTGGCTTACCGTCAAGTGTCTTTGCTGTTGCGTCGCCCACCAGGCCGCGAAGCTTACCCTGGCGACGTGTTCTATCTCCACAGCCGTTTGCTCGAGCGCGCTGCCCGCGTGAATGCCGACTACGTCGAAGCCTTCACCAAAGGCGCTGTCAAAGGCAAAACTGGTTCATTGACTGCATTGCCAATCATTGAAACCCAAGCCGGTGACGTGTCTGCTTTCGTGCCAACCAACGTGATTTCGATCACTGACGGTCAAATCTTCTTGGAAACCTCGTTGTTCAACGCTGGTATCCGTCCTGCGATTAATGCTGGTATTTCAGTGTCTCGCGTGGGTGGTGCAGCGCAAACGAAATTGATCAAGAACTTGTCCGGTGGTATCCGTACCGACTTGGCTCAGTACCGTGAATTGGCAGCGTTTGCCCAGTTCGCTTCTGACCTCGACGAAGCCACACGTAAACAGCTCGACCGCGGTGCTCGCGTGACTGAATTGCTCAAGCAAGCTCAGTACAGCCCACAGTCCATCAGCATCATGGGTGCAACCCTGTTTGCTGTGAACAAAGGCTACATGGACGACATCGAAGTCAAGCAAGTCCTGCACTTTGAATACGAAATGCATGCTTACCTCAAAGACAAGCACGCTAAGTTGTTGGCCAAACTTGAAGCCGACAAAGCCATGGACAAAGAGGCTGAAGCCGAAATGACCGAAGCTTTGAACGCGTTCAAGAAAACCTTCGCTTAA
- the atpG gene encoding F0F1 ATP synthase subunit gamma, translated as MAAGKEIRGKIKSVENTKKITKAMEMVAASKMRKAQERMRAARPYSEKIRHVAANLGKANPEYVHPFMEVNHAKDVGFIVVTTDKGLCGGLNTNVLRMLSNKLKDLQTEGHKAQAVAIGNKGLGFLGRSGVKVVSHATQLGDTPHLDKLIGPVKVLLDAYVNGEINSVQLCYTRFINTMKQESVVEQLLPLSAEVLKTHEVHSTWDYIYEPDAQTVIDELLLRYVEAMVYQAVAESMASEQSARMVAMKSATDNAGNVINELKLVYNKTRQAAITKELSEIVAGAAAV; from the coding sequence ATGGCAGCAGGTAAGGAAATTCGCGGCAAGATCAAATCGGTGGAAAACACCAAGAAGATCACCAAAGCCATGGAAATGGTCGCCGCGTCTAAGATGCGTAAGGCGCAAGAGCGCATGCGTGCGGCTCGCCCTTACAGCGAGAAGATTCGTCACGTCGCGGCTAACCTCGGCAAGGCCAACCCTGAGTACGTTCACCCCTTCATGGAAGTGAACCACGCTAAGGACGTGGGCTTTATCGTGGTGACCACAGACAAAGGCTTGTGCGGCGGTCTCAACACCAACGTGTTGCGTATGTTGTCGAACAAGCTGAAAGATTTGCAAACCGAAGGTCACAAAGCGCAAGCCGTGGCCATCGGTAATAAGGGTCTGGGCTTTTTGGGTCGTTCGGGTGTCAAAGTTGTGTCGCACGCGACGCAGCTGGGTGACACCCCTCACCTCGACAAACTCATTGGCCCCGTCAAGGTGTTGTTGGATGCGTATGTCAACGGCGAGATCAATTCGGTCCAGCTGTGCTACACACGTTTCATCAACACCATGAAGCAAGAGTCTGTGGTTGAGCAACTTCTGCCCTTGTCGGCCGAAGTGCTGAAAACGCACGAAGTGCACAGCACTTGGGACTACATCTACGAACCTGACGCACAAACCGTCATCGACGAATTGTTGCTACGCTACGTAGAAGCTATGGTGTATCAAGCCGTGGCTGAAAGTATGGCGTCCGAGCAATCGGCCCGTATGGTTGCGATGAAGTCTGCGACCGACAACGCTGGGAACGTGATCAACGAACTCAAACTGGTTTACAACAAGACGCGTCAAGCGGCGATTACGAAAGAACTTTCGGAAATCGTTGCAGGTGCGGCTGCTGTCTGA
- the atpD gene encoding F0F1 ATP synthase subunit beta, producing the protein MAQAQGKIVQCIGAVVDVEFPRDQMPKVYDALKLEGTALTLEVQQQLGDGIVRTIALGTSDGLRRGLMVTNTGAGITVPVGKATLGRIMDVLGNPIDERGPVDQTQTATIHRKAPAYDELSPSQELLETGIKVIDLVCPFAKGGKVGLFGGAGVGKTVNMMELINNIAKAHSGLSVFAGVGERTREGNDFYHEMADSGVVNLKDLNESKVAMVYGQMNEPPGNRLRVALTGLTIAESFRDEGKDVLFFVDNIYRYTLAGTEVSALLGRMPSAVGYQPTLAEEMGRLQERITSTKVGSITSIQAVYVPADDLTDPSPATTFAHLDSTVVLSRDIASLGIYPAVDPLDSTSRQLDPLVVGEEHYSTARAVQGTLQRYKELRDIIAILGMDELAPDDKLAVARARKIQRFLSQPFHVAEVFTGSPGKYVTLAETIRGFKMIVNGECDHLPEQAFYMVGTIDEAFEKAKKI; encoded by the coding sequence ATGGCTCAAGCCCAAGGCAAGATTGTTCAATGTATTGGCGCGGTGGTGGACGTCGAGTTCCCACGCGACCAAATGCCCAAGGTCTACGACGCGCTCAAGCTCGAAGGCACAGCACTGACTCTGGAAGTTCAGCAACAGCTCGGTGACGGCATCGTCCGTACCATCGCGTTGGGAACTTCAGACGGTCTGCGCCGTGGTTTGATGGTGACTAACACTGGCGCCGGTATTACCGTGCCAGTGGGTAAAGCCACTCTCGGCCGCATCATGGACGTGTTGGGTAACCCCATCGACGAACGTGGTCCTGTTGACCAAACACAAACCGCCACTATTCACCGCAAGGCTCCTGCCTATGACGAACTCAGCCCTTCGCAAGAATTGCTCGAGACCGGCATCAAGGTGATCGACTTGGTCTGTCCTTTCGCCAAGGGCGGTAAGGTCGGCTTGTTCGGTGGCGCGGGTGTGGGTAAAACCGTGAACATGATGGAACTCATCAACAACATCGCTAAAGCGCACAGCGGCTTGTCCGTGTTCGCTGGTGTGGGTGAGCGTACCCGTGAAGGTAACGACTTCTATCACGAGATGGCCGACTCAGGCGTGGTGAACTTGAAAGACTTGAACGAGTCCAAAGTTGCCATGGTTTACGGTCAGATGAACGAGCCTCCAGGCAACCGTTTGCGCGTTGCGTTGACAGGTTTGACCATCGCGGAATCATTCCGTGACGAAGGCAAAGATGTGTTGTTCTTCGTAGACAACATCTATCGCTACACATTAGCCGGTACAGAAGTGTCCGCCTTGTTGGGTCGTATGCCTTCTGCTGTGGGTTACCAACCTACATTGGCCGAAGAAATGGGCCGTTTGCAAGAGCGTATTACCTCTACCAAAGTGGGTTCTATCACTTCCATCCAAGCCGTTTACGTGCCTGCCGATGACTTGACCGACCCATCTCCAGCAACAACGTTTGCTCACTTGGACTCCACCGTTGTGTTGTCTCGTGACATCGCTTCGCTCGGTATCTACCCAGCTGTGGATCCATTGGACTCCACCAGCCGTCAATTGGACCCATTGGTTGTGGGCGAAGAGCACTACTCAACAGCGCGCGCTGTGCAGGGCACTTTGCAACGTTACAAAGAGTTGCGTGACATCATCGCGATTTTGGGTATGGACGAATTGGCTCCGGACGACAAGCTGGCTGTGGCCCGCGCTCGTAAGATCCAACGTTTCCTGTCTCAGCCTTTCCACGTTGCTGAAGTGTTCACTGGTTCGCCCGGTAAATACGTGACCTTGGCCGAAACCATCCGTGGTTTCAAGATGATTGTGAACGGCGAGTGCGACCACTTGCCAGAGCAAGCCTTCTACATGGTCGGTACCATCGACGAAGCGTTCGAAAAAGCTAAAAAGATCTGA
- a CDS encoding F0F1 ATP synthase subunit epsilon — MSTIHVDVVSAEELIFSGEATFVALPGEAGELGIYPRHTPLISRIRPGSVRIHTADGGEEFVFVAGGILEVQPDCVTVMSDTAVRGKDMDEEKANAAKLAAEEAVKNAKSDVDMARARSELTILAAELSALRRYRAHK, encoded by the coding sequence ATGAGTACCATCCACGTAGATGTCGTCAGCGCAGAAGAGTTGATCTTCTCCGGCGAAGCCACTTTTGTGGCTTTGCCAGGCGAGGCGGGCGAGCTCGGTATTTATCCGCGCCACACGCCGCTGATTTCACGCATCCGTCCCGGTTCGGTGCGCATTCACACAGCTGATGGTGGTGAAGAGTTTGTTTTCGTAGCAGGTGGCATTCTTGAAGTGCAACCTGACTGCGTCACCGTCATGTCTGACACCGCTGTGCGCGGCAAAGATATGGACGAAGAAAAAGCAAACGCAGCCAAACTCGCAGCTGAAGAAGCCGTTAAGAACGCAAAATCAGATGTTGATATGGCCCGTGCTCGCTCAGAGCTGACCATCCTGGCTGCTGAATTGTCGGCCTTGCGCCGCTACCGCGCTCACAAGTAA
- a CDS encoding nuclear transport factor 2 family protein, with the protein MPKAKLRAATVGGTADAIENQFYEALQTGDIEKLMGCWADEDDIVCVHPGGPRLIGSASIRAAFEAMFANGTIAARPEHICKVESLTSAMHNVIERVALLTTDGTQEAVVVATNVYQRTAQGWRMVAHHASPGTAPTHAEAHEAPQVLH; encoded by the coding sequence ATGCCTAAAGCCAAACTCCGAGCTGCCACTGTGGGTGGCACAGCAGACGCCATCGAAAACCAGTTTTATGAAGCCTTGCAAACAGGTGACATAGAAAAGCTCATGGGCTGTTGGGCTGACGAAGACGACATCGTGTGCGTCCACCCAGGCGGGCCACGCTTGATTGGCAGCGCTAGCATCCGTGCCGCGTTTGAAGCCATGTTTGCCAACGGCACCATTGCAGCACGACCTGAGCATATTTGCAAAGTTGAGTCGCTCACCAGTGCCATGCACAACGTGATTGAGCGCGTGGCCTTGCTCACCACAGATGGCACACAAGAGGCCGTTGTGGTCGCGACCAACGTGTATCAGCGAACGGCACAGGGATGGCGCATGGTGGCGCATCACGCCAGCCCAGGCACTGCGCCCACACACGCAGAAGCACACGAAGCGCCACAGGTCTTACATTGA
- a CDS encoding alpha/beta fold hydrolase produces the protein MIWDYHAPWWLPGGNLQTIYSAKFARRYTGAKPCWARERWDTPDGDFVDVDWRSDDAVLAEHAPLLVLFHGLEGSSSSHYAQAFAQEAQARGWHMAVPHFRGCSGEINWTPRAYHSGDFEEIGWMLQRFHQHHRGPIFAVGISLGGNALMRWAGEMGHTATQVVNGIASVCSPIDLCASGHAIDTGFNKAVYARMFLATMKPRAMQKLEQFPGLFDPQMLMAANTLYAFDDVFTAPLHGFRGTDDYWDRASAKPGLTRVRVPALVLNARNDPFIPASCLPTQGHVSDQVTLWQPEAGGHVGFASGKFPGDLKEMPWAVTEWMTQHG, from the coding sequence TTGATTTGGGATTACCACGCGCCTTGGTGGCTGCCTGGCGGAAACCTACAAACGATTTATTCCGCCAAGTTTGCGCGTCGTTACACAGGCGCAAAACCGTGCTGGGCGCGTGAACGATGGGACACGCCAGACGGCGACTTTGTTGATGTGGACTGGCGCAGCGATGACGCTGTGCTGGCAGAACATGCCCCACTGCTGGTGCTTTTTCACGGTCTAGAAGGTTCATCGAGCAGCCACTATGCCCAGGCTTTCGCGCAAGAAGCGCAGGCGCGAGGATGGCACATGGCCGTTCCGCACTTCAGGGGATGCAGTGGTGAAATCAATTGGACGCCGCGTGCCTACCACTCCGGTGATTTTGAAGAAATAGGCTGGATGCTTCAGCGCTTTCACCAACACCACCGAGGTCCGATTTTTGCGGTTGGTATTTCTCTGGGCGGCAATGCGCTCATGCGCTGGGCGGGGGAAATGGGCCACACGGCAACGCAGGTTGTGAATGGCATAGCGTCCGTGTGCTCACCCATCGACTTATGTGCAAGCGGTCATGCCATTGACACTGGATTTAACAAAGCTGTTTATGCGCGCATGTTTCTAGCCACCATGAAGCCGCGTGCCATGCAAAAACTAGAACAATTCCCTGGCCTGTTTGATCCGCAAATGTTAATGGCGGCAAACACCCTTTACGCATTTGACGATGTGTTCACGGCGCCGCTGCACGGGTTCAGAGGCACTGATGACTATTGGGACCGAGCCAGTGCCAAACCTGGGCTGACACGGGTTCGAGTTCCTGCGTTGGTGCTGAATGCTCGCAACGACCCCTTCATTCCAGCCAGTTGCTTGCCCACCCAGGGTCACGTCAGCGATCAAGTCACCCTTTGGCAGCCAGAGGCTGGGGGGCATGTCGGCTTTGCTTCAGGTAAATTCCCCGGTGATTTGAAAGAAATGCCTTGGGCCGTGACGGAATGGATGACACAGCATGGATGA
- a CDS encoding DUF2946 family protein → MDDLVQQAMAKWPNVPDCYGWLGLDARGDWYMRDDQTQALGTFTQSKGSRLQHEKLIAFIARNYASDKQGHWYFQNGPQRVYVELEATPWVWRLQPDGTIHAHTGMPVRMQRCIMDEHGRVYLDTEQGFGLLHTQDVVQAADLVEAGLWVPQAVPARELPKRFGYVRSPQQSAVAQVKT, encoded by the coding sequence ATGGATGACCTCGTTCAACAAGCCATGGCCAAATGGCCCAATGTTCCAGACTGCTACGGTTGGTTGGGGCTAGATGCACGCGGCGACTGGTACATGCGCGATGACCAAACGCAAGCTTTAGGCACCTTTACCCAAAGCAAAGGTTCGCGCCTGCAACATGAAAAGCTCATCGCATTCATTGCCCGAAACTACGCTAGCGATAAGCAAGGGCATTGGTATTTTCAAAACGGCCCACAGCGCGTGTATGTAGAACTAGAGGCCACGCCTTGGGTCTGGCGTCTACAGCCAGACGGTACGATTCATGCGCACACGGGCATGCCTGTGCGGATGCAGCGCTGCATCATGGACGAACATGGACGTGTGTACCTTGACACCGAGCAAGGCTTTGGCTTGCTGCACACCCAAGACGTGGTGCAAGCTGCCGACTTAGTCGAGGCTGGCTTATGGGTGCCTCAGGCAGTGCCGGCTCGTGAACTGCCCAAACGCTTTGGCTATGTACGCAGTCCACAGCAAAGTGCGGTAGCCCAAGTTAAGACGTAA
- a CDS encoding c-type cytochrome: MSNQHHEEDHTGPIKTPKQLLLAVLYSFVLPVFIIIGLVAYVTSGNKPQAGSSNEPEAVAARIQKVGAVEIKDANRAARSGEDVFKAQCSACHATGAAGAPKFGDAGAWGARIGKGYDALLTSALKGKGAMGPQGGGDFEDFEIGRGVVYMANAAGAKFTEPKKPEGK; encoded by the coding sequence ATGAGCAACCAACACCACGAAGAAGACCACACAGGTCCTATCAAAACTCCTAAGCAGCTTTTGTTGGCTGTCTTGTATTCTTTTGTGCTGCCTGTGTTCATCATCATTGGCTTGGTGGCCTATGTGACTTCTGGCAACAAGCCACAAGCTGGCTCTTCCAACGAGCCAGAGGCAGTTGCAGCTCGTATTCAAAAAGTGGGCGCAGTTGAGATCAAAGATGCCAACCGCGCAGCGCGCAGTGGTGAGGACGTGTTCAAAGCCCAGTGCTCGGCTTGCCACGCTACGGGCGCAGCAGGTGCACCTAAGTTTGGCGACGCTGGTGCATGGGGTGCTCGCATCGGCAAAGGCTATGACGCCTTGTTGACTTCTGCGCTCAAGGGCAAGGGCGCTATGGGCCCTCAAGGCGGCGGTGATTTTGAAGATTTCGAAATTGGCCGTGGCGTGGTTTACATGGCCAATGCAGCTGGTGCGAAGTTCACAGAACCTAAGAAGCCCGAAGGCAAATAA
- the rsmI gene encoding 16S rRNA (cytidine(1402)-2'-O)-methyltransferase, with amino-acid sequence MNVNFDSALTAAHAAAAAQNHPTCTLYVVATPIGNLADISLRALHVLSLCDTLACEDTRHSQTLLRAYGIDKSSSHWLAVHQHNEAEAAEEVIRRLQAGQRVAYVSDAGTPAVSDPGARLAWQVQSAGLRVMPLPGASSVTALLSACGTPAHDSSGFVFVGFLPSKATERGHAVEVLAEEPRTQVLLEAPHRIEALATALAVLGDRPVTVGRELTKQFEEIATVAAQDLAAWLQGNPQRTRGEFALVVHAQAQERSAGSDNDRLLKILMEELPLKTAVKVAAEISGEAKNALYDRALALKQASSE; translated from the coding sequence ATGAACGTCAACTTCGATTCCGCCTTGACGGCCGCACACGCTGCCGCAGCCGCCCAAAACCACCCCACATGCACGCTGTATGTGGTGGCCACGCCCATTGGTAATTTGGCCGACATCAGCTTGCGTGCGTTGCATGTGCTGAGTCTTTGCGACACGTTGGCTTGTGAGGACACGCGCCACTCACAAACTTTGCTGCGCGCCTACGGCATCGACAAATCGTCCTCGCATTGGCTGGCCGTACATCAGCACAACGAAGCCGAAGCCGCTGAAGAAGTGATTCGGCGTTTGCAGGCTGGGCAGCGCGTGGCCTACGTGAGCGATGCGGGCACCCCAGCTGTGAGCGACCCCGGTGCGCGCTTGGCTTGGCAGGTGCAAAGTGCGGGCTTGCGTGTGATGCCATTGCCCGGCGCCAGCAGCGTGACCGCCTTACTGAGCGCTTGCGGCACGCCTGCACATGACTCGTCTGGTTTTGTGTTTGTGGGCTTCTTGCCATCCAAAGCCACCGAGCGCGGGCATGCCGTTGAGGTGCTGGCCGAAGAGCCTCGCACGCAAGTGCTGCTAGAAGCGCCGCATCGCATCGAAGCATTGGCCACTGCACTGGCGGTTTTGGGCGATCGCCCAGTGACTGTGGGTCGAGAGCTGACCAAGCAGTTTGAAGAGATTGCCACTGTGGCAGCACAAGATTTAGCGGCATGGCTGCAAGGCAACCCACAACGCACGCGTGGCGAATTTGCTTTGGTAGTGCATGCCCAAGCGCAAGAACGCTCAGCGGGCTCGGACAACGACCGGCTTCTGAAAATCTTGATGGAAGAGCTCCCCCTGAAAACAGCCGTGAAAGTAGCGGCAGAAATCAGCGGTGAAGCCAAAAACGCTTTGTATGACCGAGCGTTGGCGTTGAAACAGGCTTCGTCTGAGTAA
- a CDS encoding YraN family protein — translation MNKPNGQAQEQKPLQPTTKQKGDAAEDRALQHLQTQGLQLMQRNYRTPGRGGGEIDLVMRESDGTLVFVEVRKRGNAQHGGALASITFVKQRRIVFAARHYLLKLRQTPPCRFDVIAVEGDDLQWFKAAFDA, via the coding sequence GTGAACAAACCCAATGGCCAAGCGCAAGAACAAAAGCCCCTGCAACCAACCACCAAGCAAAAAGGAGATGCAGCCGAAGACCGCGCGTTGCAGCATTTACAAACCCAAGGGCTGCAACTGATGCAACGCAATTATCGAACGCCCGGGCGGGGTGGTGGCGAAATAGATTTGGTCATGCGGGAGAGCGATGGCACCTTGGTCTTTGTCGAGGTACGAAAACGCGGCAACGCCCAACATGGCGGGGCTTTGGCCAGCATCACCTTTGTCAAACAGCGGCGCATTGTGTTTGCTGCGCGTCACTATCTGTTGAAACTGCGACAGACACCCCCATGTCGGTTTGATGTGATCGCCGTCGAGGGCGACGACTTGCAGTGGTTCAAAGCTGCTTTTGACGCTTAA
- a CDS encoding phosphoheptose isomerase, which translates to MLEQRIEQHFIDSADLKYQAAQVLSKPIAAAVSAVLASVTSGGKVLACGNGGSAADAQHFAAEFVGRFERERPELGAIALTTDSSIITAIANDYSYEQIFSKQVRALGQSGDVLLAITTSGSSPNVLAAIQAAHERDMTVVALTGKGGGKMSQALRETDVHICVPHDRTARIQEVHLLAIHCICDGVDAQLLGDTEGKE; encoded by the coding sequence ATGCTTGAGCAACGTATCGAACAACACTTCATCGACTCTGCCGACCTGAAATATCAGGCCGCGCAAGTCTTGTCTAAACCCATTGCAGCAGCAGTGTCCGCCGTATTAGCCAGTGTCACCAGTGGTGGCAAAGTGCTGGCATGTGGCAATGGTGGCTCAGCCGCCGATGCGCAGCATTTTGCGGCCGAGTTTGTGGGCCGTTTTGAGCGCGAGCGCCCAGAACTGGGCGCGATTGCGCTGACCACCGACAGCTCCATCATCACGGCGATTGCCAACGATTACAGCTACGAACAAATCTTTTCTAAACAAGTGCGCGCCCTCGGTCAGTCGGGCGACGTGTTGTTGGCCATCACCACCAGCGGCAGCTCGCCCAACGTGTTGGCAGCCATTCAAGCTGCGCATGAGCGCGATATGACCGTGGTGGCACTCACCGGCAAAGGCGGCGGCAAGATGAGCCAAGCCTTGCGCGAAACCGATGTGCACATTTGTGTGCCCCATGACCGCACCGCCCGTATTCAAGAAGTGCACTTGCTGGCCATCCATTGCATTTGCGATGGTGTGGACGCGCAATTGCTTGGTGACACAGAAGGTAAAGAATGA
- a CDS encoding BON domain-containing protein gives MKILNKSTASLLSTLVMCLGLASCAAPLMFGGVIGGAMVASDRRTTGIQVEDETIEQRSSTAIRENFGSKEHINITSYNRQVLITGEVTTDTVRRQVESLIGRVENVRSVVNELVVGPASSTSDRASDAVLVAKVKASMVDTEDVFANVYKVVGERGTIYLMGRVTQREAKRATDVVRGVSGVKRVVRVFEYITEDELRAMQPKRSDSQSVDLNAPRSNASQQPVVTPIK, from the coding sequence ATGAAAATTTTGAACAAATCCACAGCTTCGTTGCTGTCTACATTGGTGATGTGTCTGGGGCTCGCTTCTTGTGCTGCACCTTTGATGTTTGGTGGCGTCATTGGTGGTGCCATGGTGGCAAGCGACCGTCGTACCACCGGTATTCAAGTAGAAGACGAGACCATCGAGCAACGCAGCTCTACAGCGATTCGTGAAAACTTTGGCAGCAAAGAGCACATCAACATCACCAGTTACAACCGTCAAGTGCTGATCACCGGCGAAGTGACCACAGACACGGTGCGCCGCCAAGTGGAATCCTTGATTGGCCGCGTGGAGAACGTCCGTTCGGTTGTGAATGAGTTGGTTGTAGGTCCTGCCTCCAGCACGAGTGACCGCGCCAGCGACGCTGTGCTGGTGGCGAAGGTCAAGGCCTCCATGGTGGACACCGAAGACGTGTTTGCCAACGTCTACAAAGTGGTGGGCGAGCGCGGCACTATCTATTTGATGGGCCGTGTGACCCAGCGCGAAGCCAAGCGTGCGACTGATGTGGTGCGTGGCGTCAGTGGCGTGAAACGTGTGGTGCGCGTGTTTGAGTACATCACAGAAGACGAATTGCGCGCCATGCAACCCAAGCGCAGTGACTCGCAGTCTGTGGATCTGAACGCACCGAGATCCAACGCTTCGCAGCAACCGGTTGTGACGCCAATCAAGTAA
- a CDS encoding NAD(P)-dependent oxidoreductase — MSSINAKTYESAPSAHVAFIGMGVMGYPMAGHLATAGHAVTVYNRSPAKAEAWVNEFAASKAPKSALTPREAAKGASIVFCCVGNDDDLRSVVFGADGMLAGMEPGAVLVDHTTASADVAREIYIAAKNLGIHFIDAPVSGGQGGAQNGLLTVMCGGDAPVFEKVKPVAMAFSRAFTLMGEPGAGQLTKMVNQICIAGLVQGLSEAIAFGQKAGLDMNLVLDVIGKGAAQSWQLDNRGKTMVADKFDFGFAVDWMRKDLGLVFDEAKRNGAVLPVTQMVDQFYGDVQKMGGNRWDTSSLIKRLR, encoded by the coding sequence ATGTCTAGCATCAACGCCAAAACTTACGAATCCGCCCCCTCTGCTCACGTTGCCTTCATCGGCATGGGTGTGATGGGCTACCCCATGGCTGGCCACTTGGCCACAGCAGGTCACGCGGTCACGGTGTACAACCGCTCGCCCGCCAAGGCCGAGGCTTGGGTCAATGAATTTGCAGCCAGCAAAGCACCTAAGAGCGCACTGACCCCACGCGAAGCCGCCAAAGGCGCCAGCATCGTGTTTTGCTGCGTGGGCAATGACGACGATTTGCGCTCGGTGGTGTTTGGCGCTGACGGCATGTTGGCGGGTATGGAGCCGGGCGCCGTATTGGTGGACCACACCACAGCCTCTGCTGACGTGGCACGCGAGATTTACATCGCCGCCAAGAATCTAGGCATTCACTTCATCGATGCACCTGTGTCCGGCGGCCAAGGCGGTGCGCAAAACGGTTTGCTGACCGTCATGTGTGGTGGCGATGCGCCTGTGTTTGAAAAGGTCAAGCCTGTGGCCATGGCCTTCTCTCGTGCGTTCACCCTGATGGGCGAGCCGGGCGCGGGCCAACTGACCAAGATGGTGAACCAAATCTGTATCGCAGGTTTAGTGCAAGGCTTGAGCGAAGCGATTGCCTTTGGCCAAAAAGCCGGCCTCGACATGAACCTCGTGCTCGACGTGATTGGCAAAGGCGCGGCGCAAAGCTGGCAACTGGACAACCGTGGCAAGACCATGGTGGCCGACAAATTTGATTTCGGCTTTGCCGTGGATTGGATGCGCAAAGATTTGGGGCTGGTGTTTGACGAAGCCAAGCGCAACGGCGCTGTGTTGCCAGTGACGCAGATGGTCGACCAGTTCTACGGCGACGTGCAAAAAATGGGTGGTAACCGTTGGGACACATCCAGCTTGATCAAGCGTTTGCGCTAA